In Misgurnus anguillicaudatus chromosome 5, ASM2758022v2, whole genome shotgun sequence, a genomic segment contains:
- the LOC141363815 gene encoding uncharacterized protein produces the protein MTTIISSLARERFGAEEKRSTPTTYSMNHRAAKIHKIRQELKSLKKQHKEASDEQRHPLKELTAILRRRLMSLRRAEWHRRRRKERSRKRASFISNPFGFTKQLLGQKRDGKLLCSKEEIDQHLQSTYSDPQREEELGQCSILVDPLPPTKEFDSREPLLKEVQEVVRKARSSSAPGPSGIPYKVYKNCPLLLRRLWKIIRVIWRRGKVAQQWRFAEGVWIPKEKDSKKINQFRIISLLSVEGKIFFSIVARRLTNFLLANNYIDTSVQKGGIAGVPGCLEHTGVVTQLIREAREHKGDLTVLWLDLANAYGSIPHKLVQTTMTKHHVPHHIADLILDYYNHFRMRVSAGGVTSDWHKLEVGIITGCTISVILFAVAMNMIVKSAEPECRGPQSTGGVRQPPIRAFMDDLTVTTESVSGGRWILQGLEKLIRWARMEFKPTKSRSLVLKKGKVTNRFHFSIEGAKIPPLSEQPVKSLGKVFDSSLRDSASVQSTCQELGSWLRAIDRSGLPGKFKAWIYQHGILPRILWPLLVYEVPISTVETLERKVSSCLRRWLGLPRSLSNIALYGNTTMLRLPLKSLEEEFKVTRAREVLMYRDSNDPKVAQAGVLVKTGRKWSAQAAVLDAQARLRHKELVGVVAQGRAGLGMFPTPPRHKELKGKEKRSQIQEEVRAAVEEGRTSRAAGMGQQGAWTRWEQAMNRKVTWTELWQSEPHRITFLIRAVYDFLPSPANLCMWGKADTPTCHLCPARGTLEHILSSCPTALGQGRYTWRHNQVLKSIADTISKEISKGGRGSNTNCSISFVRAGEQPQAGRKAPAGILASAKDWKLSVDLEKQLKFPQHIVSTTMRPDIILVSESTKNIIIMELTVPWEDRLGEAHERKMTKYEHLVTDCRAQGWKAKCMPIEVGCRGFVGRSLHKAFTALGIVGTTRSRAIKNITDAAEKASRWLWIRRGAPWGQASAT, from the exons CTTTGGCTTTACTAAACAGCTCCTTGGACAGAAGCGTGACGGAAAGTTGCTCTGTTCAAAAGAGGAAATTGACCAGCATCTGCAGAGCACTTATAGTGACCCTCAGCGGGAGGAAGAGTTGGGTCAGTGTAGCATTCTTGTAGATCCATTGCCCCCCACCAAGGAGTTTGACAGTAGGGAACCACTCTTGAAAGAAGTTCAAGAGGTTGTGCGGAAGGCACGATCTAGTTCTGCCCCTGGTCCAAGTGGAATCCCATACAAGGTTTACAAGAACTGCCCCTTGCTACTCAGGCGACTCTGGAAGATCATTCGAGTCATTTGGAGAAGAGGAAAGGTGGCACAACAGTGGAGATTTGCTGAGGGAGTCTGGATCCCCAAGGAGAAAGATTCAAAGAAGATCAATCAGTTCAGAATAATCTCATTGCTGAGCGTGGAAGGAAAGATCTTCTTTAGTATAGTAGCAAGGCGTCTGACCAACTTCCTCTTAGCTAACAACTACATAGATACATCTGTGCAAAAGGGAGGAATTGCTGGAGTGCCAGGTTGCTTAGAACACACAGGAGTGGTGACTCAGCTCATCCGGGAAGCTCGTGAACATAAGGGAGACCTTACGGTACTGTGGTTAGACCTAGCCAATGCATATGGGTCTATCCCCCACAAGCTGGTCCAGACCACCATGACCAAACACCATGTGCCACATCATATTGCAGATCTGATCTTGGACTATTACAACCATTTCAGGATGCGAGTCTCTGCAGGAGGTGTGACATCAGATTGGCACAAACTCGAGGTGGGAA TCATCACAGGCTGCACCATATCAGTGATCCTATTTGCTGTGGCGATGAATATGATTGTCAAATCGGCAGAGCCTGAGTGTCGAGGGCCCCAAAGCACAGGAGGAGTCCGCCAACCACCAATTAGAGCATTTATGGACGACTTGACAGTCACCACAGAGTCAGTGTCAGGAGGCAGGTGGATACTACAAGGGCTGGAAAAGCTCATCCGGTGGGCTCGGATGGAGTTCAAACCAACCAAGTCCCGTTCACTAGTGCTGAAGAAGGGTAAGGTCAcgaacaggttccatttcagcATCGAAGGGGCAAAGATACCACCACTGTCAGAACAGCCGGTGAAAAGCTTGGGCAAGGTTTTTGACAGCAGCCTCAGAGACTCCGCATCAGTCCAGTCAACCTGCCAGGAGCTGGGAAGCTGGTTAAGAGCAATAGACCGTTCTGGCCTCCCCGGCAAGTTTAAAGCATGGATCTACCAACATGGTATCCTGCCAAGAATACTCTGGCCACTACTGGTGTATGAGGTTCCCATTTCTACGGTGGAGACCTTGGAAAGAAAGGTCAGCAGCTGTCTCAGGAGATGGTTAGGGTTGCCCAGGAGCCTCAGTAACATTGCCCTCTATGGGAACACCACAATGCTCCGGTTGCCGCTGAAATCCTTGGAAGAGGAGTTTAAAGTGACTCGGGCACGTGAGGTGCTGATGTACAGAGACTCCAACGACCCAAAGGTGGCCCAGGCAGGAGTGCTGGTGAAGACAGGGAGAAAGTGGAGCGCCCAAGCCGCTGTGCTGGATGCACAGGCTCGACTGCGGCACAAAGAGCTTGTGGGAGTGGTGGCCCAAGGCAGAGCTGGCTTGGGGATGTTCCCAACACCTCCTCGACATAAGGAGTTGAAGGGGAAGGAGAAACGCAGCCAAATACAGGAAGAGGTCAGAGCTGCTGTGGAGGAAGGAAGGACGAGTAGAGCAGCTGGAATGGGGCAACAGGGGGCCTGGACCAGGTGGGAGCAGGCCATGAATCGCAAGGTCACCTGGACGGAGCTGTGGCAAAGTGAGCCGCACCGCATAACCTTCCTGATTAGGGCAGTGTATGATTTCCTGCCTAGCCCAGCAAACCTCTGTATGTGGGGGAAAGCAGACACACCAACTTGCCATTTGTGCCCAGCTCGTGGAACATTGGAGCACATTCTCAGTTCCTGCCCAACAGCGCTCGGCCAGGGTCGGTACACTTGGCGTCACAACCAGGTGCTGAAATCTATTGCAGACACCATCAGCAAAGAGATCAGCAAAGGCGGCCGAGGGAGCAATACAAATTGCTCAATCTCATTTGTTAGGGCAGGAGAACAGCCACAAGCAGGGAGGAAGGCACCAGCAGGGATCCTGGCATCAGCCAAGGACTGGAAACTCTCTGTAGATTTGGAGAAGCAGCTTAAATTCCCCCAGCACATTGTCAGCACAACGATGAGGCCAGATATTATCCTAGTCTCAGAGAGCACCAAGAATATCATCATCATGGAGCTGACTGTGCCATGGGAGGACCGTTTGGGAGAAGCCCACGAAAGGAAGATGACCAAATATGAACATCTGGTCACAGACTGCCGAGCACAGGGCTGGAAGGCGAAATGCATGCCTATCGAGGTTGGCTGCAGAGGATTTGTGGGCCGCTCGCTCCACAAAGCCTTTACTGCGCTGGGCATTGTAGGAACAACAAGGAGCAGGGCCATCAAGAACATCACCGATGCAGCCGAGAAAGCTTCAAGATGGCTCTGGATTCGTAGAGGAGCACCATGGGGGCAAGCGAGTGCTACCTGA